The following proteins are encoded in a genomic region of Gimesia algae:
- a CDS encoding superoxide dismutase family protein yields MLHHSLPLMLLVLFTVGCTQQENRPNEPAENNQTQTEMGEPGQLTPQAADETETVTKAVCKLQPIGDSQVSGIIHFTREGNNIHVEGEITGLKPGKHGFHVHEKGDLSDKETGKSAGGHFNPTDKPHGKPTDSERHVGDLGNIEANADGLAKVDIVDEVIQLNGENSIIGRSIVVHAGEDQFTQPSGDAGDRVAFGDIIEEKTD; encoded by the coding sequence ATGTTACATCACTCACTTCCTTTAATGCTGCTTGTCCTATTTACGGTAGGTTGCACTCAGCAGGAAAACAGGCCGAATGAACCGGCAGAAAATAATCAGACGCAGACTGAAATGGGAGAGCCAGGCCAACTGACACCTCAGGCTGCAGATGAAACGGAGACTGTTACGAAAGCAGTCTGCAAACTCCAACCCATTGGTGACAGCCAGGTTTCAGGGATCATTCATTTCACCAGGGAAGGAAACAACATACATGTTGAGGGAGAAATTACAGGTTTGAAACCAGGGAAACATGGATTTCACGTTCATGAGAAAGGGGACCTGTCTGATAAAGAAACCGGTAAATCAGCGGGAGGCCACTTCAACCCTACGGATAAGCCACATGGCAAGCCCACCGATTCAGAACGTCACGTGGGTGACCTGGGCAATATCGAAGCCAATGCTGACGGTCTGGCTAAAGTGGATATCGTTGATGAAGTGATCCAATTGAATGGAGAGAACTCAATTATTGGTCGTTCGATTGTTGTACATGCCGGGGAAGATCAGTTTACCCAACCTTCAGGTGATGCTGGCGACCGGGTGGCCTTTGGTGACATCATCGAAGAAAAAACGGATTGA
- a CDS encoding cupin domain-containing protein, whose protein sequence is MNDTSIKKVDSTHSPLGSMGQKYLASGVTVSMRLWEEDSTQPDPQPMCRDYEVVGYVIKGSAELEIDDQKIILKAGDSWVVPREAVHRYRILEPLVAVEATAPPAHIHERDKK, encoded by the coding sequence ATGAATGATACGAGCATCAAGAAAGTCGATTCCACTCATTCACCGCTGGGGTCAATGGGACAGAAATATCTTGCCTCTGGTGTGACCGTCTCGATGCGGCTCTGGGAAGAAGATTCCACTCAACCGGATCCTCAGCCAATGTGCCGCGATTACGAAGTGGTTGGCTATGTGATCAAAGGGAGTGCCGAACTGGAAATCGATGATCAGAAGATTATTCTGAAAGCTGGTGACAGCTGGGTTGTTCCCAGAGAAGCCGTCCACCGCTACCGCATTCTGGAACCACTGGTTGCGGTGGAAGCAACTGCCCCACCAGCCCATATCCACGAACGGGATAAGAAATAA
- a CDS encoding efflux RND transporter periplasmic adaptor subunit translates to MDSSTQVSGPEQTAAAKTRKRKTALFTSIFLVILFVAAVSTSYWYFTAKGKKSKGPRRPPATVTVAQAEQQTWQKERTGIGTIRAIQGTDLTSELAGKVIEILFESGKRVRRGELLVQLDASSEKAELESIEAELKQAHSNLARAKELLQKDATTEENYEQLMTEVERLKSSADRQRAIIEKKEILAPFSGEIGIRQISLGQYLSPETAVATLQQLDPIYVDFDLPEQDAGLIKEGQSVRILVSAHPKHIFRGTVIATNPLIEESTRSFKVRAQLGNEERKLQPGMFAQVVVEISGDREVVVIPQTAVAFNAYGKSVYFVQEQESKQEANASERPTEKIDNTGDSSGKNRSNQKTSLIARRAFIQTGERRGKLIEIRKGIEPGARVVTSGQLKIDDGSPVQISETDAARDVEARATRP, encoded by the coding sequence ATGGATTCATCAACTCAGGTTTCGGGGCCAGAGCAGACAGCAGCTGCAAAAACCAGGAAGAGGAAAACCGCTCTTTTTACCAGTATCTTTCTCGTGATCCTGTTTGTGGCAGCAGTCTCAACCAGCTATTGGTATTTCACCGCGAAAGGCAAAAAATCGAAAGGCCCCCGCAGACCCCCGGCGACTGTGACCGTTGCTCAGGCGGAGCAACAGACGTGGCAGAAAGAGCGGACCGGCATCGGCACTATCCGTGCGATTCAAGGGACAGATCTGACCAGCGAACTGGCTGGAAAAGTCATTGAAATTCTATTCGAATCGGGAAAACGGGTCCGACGGGGGGAACTGCTGGTACAGTTGGACGCTTCGAGCGAAAAGGCAGAACTCGAATCCATCGAAGCCGAGCTGAAACAGGCGCATTCGAATCTCGCGCGGGCGAAAGAATTGCTGCAGAAAGATGCGACGACCGAAGAGAATTACGAACAGTTGATGACCGAAGTGGAGCGACTGAAATCATCTGCTGACCGTCAGCGCGCGATTATCGAAAAAAAGGAAATTCTGGCGCCCTTCAGTGGTGAAATCGGCATCCGTCAAATCAGTCTGGGTCAATATCTCTCGCCGGAAACTGCAGTTGCCACTTTACAGCAGCTTGATCCGATTTATGTGGACTTCGATCTGCCCGAACAGGATGCCGGGCTCATCAAGGAGGGGCAGTCTGTCCGGATCTTAGTCAGTGCCCATCCCAAGCATATTTTTCGGGGGACAGTCATAGCCACCAATCCTCTTATCGAAGAGTCGACGCGCAGCTTCAAAGTTCGGGCACAGCTGGGAAATGAAGAGCGTAAATTACAACCAGGGATGTTTGCGCAAGTGGTCGTCGAGATCTCAGGCGATCGCGAAGTGGTTGTGATTCCGCAGACTGCTGTCGCATTTAATGCGTACGGTAAGTCCGTTTATTTTGTGCAGGAACAGGAATCGAAGCAGGAAGCCAACGCTTCGGAACGTCCCACAGAGAAAATTGACAATACCGGAGATTCGTCTGGAAAAAACAGAAGTAATCAAAAAACCTCTCTGATAGCCAGGCGCGCATTCATTCAGACCGGGGAACGTCGGGGAAAGCTGATTGAAATCCGAAAAGGGATCGAGCCAGGTGCACGCGTTGTAACTTCCGGCCAGCTGAAAATCGATGATGGCAGCCCTGTCCAGATCTCCGAAACCGACGCTGCTCGCGATGTGGAAGCGAGGGCGACCAGGCCATGA
- a CDS encoding NAD(P)-dependent alcohol dehydrogenase, producing MKAVTFNEYGSPRVLELSQINRPDPDKHEVLIQVAAAGVNPIDARLRQGEMKWLLPGGFPRVPGYDVAGIVKASDPASDIEPGDRVLAFLDNIYGGAYAEYAGCSAQCVVKIPDALSFTQAAAIPLAGSTALQSLRDFGHLKPRDRVLINGASGGVGAFAVQIAVAYGAEVTAVASTRHEDFVRSLGASHFFDYKREDFTDSSQKWEIIFDVAGKRSFSQVKDSLARTGQYVTTEPSFRGLAISVLTWPQSEQSHVMLAHPKKEDLTELVRLWSEKLLVVTLADTISFSDAVKAHQMIEEGGFCGKLVLKPDLFNAD from the coding sequence ATGAAAGCAGTCACATTCAATGAATACGGATCGCCCCGGGTTTTAGAACTATCCCAGATCAACAGACCTGATCCTGATAAACACGAAGTACTGATTCAGGTCGCTGCAGCTGGTGTCAATCCCATTGATGCAAGATTGCGTCAGGGCGAAATGAAATGGTTGCTGCCGGGAGGCTTTCCCAGAGTCCCAGGCTATGATGTTGCGGGGATCGTCAAAGCGTCAGATCCTGCAAGTGATATCGAACCAGGCGACCGCGTTCTCGCGTTCCTGGATAATATTTATGGTGGTGCTTACGCTGAGTATGCTGGCTGTTCGGCACAGTGCGTTGTCAAAATTCCGGATGCCCTTTCATTTACACAGGCAGCAGCTATCCCATTAGCTGGTTCAACGGCATTACAGTCACTTCGAGATTTTGGTCATCTCAAGCCTCGTGATCGCGTCCTCATCAATGGTGCCAGTGGAGGTGTCGGCGCGTTTGCCGTTCAAATTGCAGTCGCTTATGGAGCTGAGGTAACCGCAGTTGCCAGCACCCGGCATGAAGACTTTGTCCGCTCACTGGGTGCCTCGCATTTCTTTGATTATAAACGGGAAGACTTTACTGATTCCTCACAAAAATGGGAAATCATCTTCGATGTCGCAGGAAAGCGGTCCTTCTCTCAGGTAAAAGACTCCCTCGCTCGAACTGGACAGTACGTCACAACTGAGCCCAGCTTTCGCGGTTTGGCCATTTCTGTTCTTACCTGGCCACAGTCAGAACAGAGCCATGTCATGTTGGCACATCCGAAAAAAGAAGATCTTACAGAACTTGTTCGGCTCTGGTCAGAAAAACTACTGGTTGTCACGCTGGCAGACACTATTTCATTCAGTGATGCTGTAAAAGCACATCAAATGATCGAAGAAGGAGGCTTCTGCGGCAAGCTGGTTCTAAAGCCAGATCTCTTTAACGCTGACTGA
- a CDS encoding MBL fold metallo-hydrolase, which translates to MPHYICTNCGTQFAETVQPPEECTICLEEREFVAWDGQNWTTSYKLAKSHRNVIRQEEAGLFGIGMEPSFAIGQRGLLITHPEGNVLWDCISLLDDSLVEMLNGIGGLSAIAISHPHYYTCMIEWAETFECPVFLHHADCKWVMRSGSAIEFWEGDQKNIGAGLTLIRCGGHFEGGTVLHWSAGAGGKGVLLSGDIIHVVQDRRWVSFMYSYPNLIPLSVSKVQKICDCVEPFEFDRIYGAWWGKSVSSDAKAAVDRSARRYIQHLQE; encoded by the coding sequence ATGCCTCATTATATCTGCACAAATTGTGGCACACAGTTCGCAGAAACAGTTCAACCTCCAGAAGAATGCACGATCTGTCTTGAAGAACGGGAGTTTGTTGCCTGGGATGGCCAGAACTGGACGACCTCCTACAAACTGGCAAAATCGCATCGAAATGTGATTCGGCAGGAAGAGGCGGGGCTGTTTGGCATTGGCATGGAACCTTCTTTTGCCATCGGCCAACGCGGCTTACTCATTACGCATCCCGAAGGAAATGTGCTCTGGGATTGCATTTCCCTGCTGGATGACAGCCTGGTCGAAATGCTGAACGGGATCGGCGGGCTCTCTGCCATCGCCATCAGTCATCCACACTATTATACATGCATGATCGAATGGGCCGAGACTTTTGAATGCCCTGTCTTTCTCCATCATGCAGATTGTAAATGGGTCATGCGGTCAGGTTCGGCGATTGAGTTCTGGGAGGGAGACCAGAAAAATATCGGCGCTGGTCTGACGCTCATTCGCTGCGGCGGACATTTCGAAGGCGGAACTGTTTTACACTGGTCAGCGGGAGCTGGTGGGAAAGGCGTTCTGTTGAGTGGGGATATCATCCATGTCGTACAAGACCGTCGCTGGGTCAGTTTCATGTACAGTTACCCCAATCTGATTCCGCTCTCTGTTTCGAAAGTACAGAAGATATGCGACTGCGTAGAGCCTTTCGAATTTGATCGGATTTATGGAGCGTGGTGGGGGAAATCGGTTTCAAGCGATGCGAAAGCCGCCGTTGACCGCTCCGCCAGGCGTTACATCCAACACCTGCAAGAATGA